The window GTAAAAAAATCAAAGTGTTAATTACTGCCCCTGTTGGAACAAAAGAAGGAGAATATATAGCGAATTTAGGAATTAAAGAAATCCCAATACCTCTATTAGAGAGTACTTCAGCAGTTAGTTTATATACTAATTTACAAATAGAACTTGCTGGATATGTCGGAAATATAAAACCACAATTATCAATATCAAAATTACAAATAATTAAAAATAATAATTACTTAAAATTATTTGGAGGAATTGAAAATATAGGAAGAATTAGAACCAAAGCTGAATTTTATTTAGAAAATGAAAATAAAGATAAAATTTATTTAGGAAGTTATAGATTGTTTAAAGGGGATCGAAAAAATTTAAACAAATTAGAACCTATAAAAATAAATATAAAAAATATAGAAAAATATAAAACATTTTTAGTTACCGATAGAGATGGAAAAATAATTCTTAAGAAAAAAATTAAAATAATGGAAGGTAAATAAAATATGGGGAAAAAATATTTAAAATTTATGAGCTTATATTTTTTATTTAATATTTTAATTTTTGGAGAAAATATAGATAAAGCTCAGCTAGATCATTTGAAATCTATTGGGGTTATTTCCCAAGAAGATTATGA of the Cetobacterium ceti genome contains:
- a CDS encoding COG1470 family protein, with protein sequence MKRIYVILLLLGTFSCFLYGYINVDPLYFDKRIDGVGGYKEYTLTNSTNKTLRYRVYSEKISNQNDMSSWIDFYPKSITLKKGESKKIKVLITAPVGTKEGEYIANLGIKEIPIPLLESTSAVSLYTNLQIELAGYVGNIKPQLSISKLQIIKNNNYLKLFGGIENIGRIRTKAEFYLENENKDKIYLGSYRLFKGDRKNLNKLEPIKINIKNIEKYKTFLVTDRDGKIILKKKIKIMEGK